The genome window TTGCGCGATAGCAATTTCCCTGATTTCACCCTTACCCCGCACGCAGAGATACTACATGAAATTGTATGAAACGCTCGCCGCCGAACTCGCGCAATCCATACAGGATGGCGTCCTGCGTATAGGTGATCGTCTGCCCTCGGTGCGACAAGCCAGCACCAGCCGCGCTGTCAGCCCTTCCACCGTATTCCAGGCCTACTATCTATTGGAGGCGCGCGGCCTGATACGGGCGCGTGAGCGCTCCGGCTATTACGTCGCCGGCGCTGCACAAAAACTGCCGCCGGAACCGGAGCAGGCATCGCAACCGAATGAAGCCTCATCGCCGGTTGATATCAGCGAACGCGTGTTTGAAGTGCTGGAATCGGCCAAGATGCGCGAGCTCGTACCTTTCGGCTCCGCCTTCCCCAGCCCGCTACTCTTTCCGATGGCACGGCTGGCCCGAGCGATGGCATCCAGCGTCCAGCAGCTTGACCCGTGGAGTGCCGTCGATGACCTGACGCCGGGTAATCCGCAATTGCGCCGCCAGATCGCGCTGCGTTACCTGGCAGACGGCTTGCATATACACACGGATGAAATCGTCATCACCAATGGTGCGCTGGATGCGCTCAATCTCTGCCTGGCAGCAGTGACACGCCCCGGCGATGCGGTACTGGTCGAATCACCAACCTTTTACGCCGCATTGCAGGCACTGGAACGCAACGGCCTGCACGCGATAGAAGTGCCGACCCACCCACGCGAAGGGATAGACCTCGCCGCACTGGCTCGTGCGATTGAGCGCCATCAGCCGAAAGCCTGCTGGCTGATGACGACTTTCCAGAATCCACTCGGCAGCCTGATGCCGGATGAGAAAAAGCGTGATCTGGTCACCCTACTGGCACAACACGAAATCCCGCTGATTGAAGATGATGTCTACGGCGAACTGTATTTCGGCGACAAACGCCCGATGCCGGCCAAAGCCTTCGACAGCAAAGGGCTGGTCATGCACTGCTCGTCATTCTCCAAATGCCTGGCGCCCGGCTATCGCGTCGGCTGGGCTGCGCCGGGACGCTTTACCCGTGCCGTCGCCCGCCGCAAACTGACCACCACCCTGGCGGCGTCGGCACCGGCACAAGCCGCACTCGCCACCTACCTGGAAAAAGGCGGCTACGACAAACACCTGCGCCAGTTACGCCACACACTATCGGTGCAACAGACCCAATTTATGGAAGCCATCGCCCGCAGCTTCCCGGCCGGGACCCAGGCCACGCGCCCGAAAGGCGGCTATTTCCTGTGGCTGGAATTACCTGCCAAGGTGAATGCACTGGAACTACACCGGCAGGCGCTGGCACAAGGCATCAGCCTGGCACCGGGCCCGATTTTCTCTGCCCATCATGGCTTTACCAATTGCATACGCCTGAATTACGGGCATGTCTGGGACGCCCGCAGCGAAGCCGCACTCGCAAGCCTCGGGCAATTGGTACAAAAGATGGCCGGAACTTAGGCCGGACACCACCCTTGCCTTTCTGACCATCACACAGCCTCTCCCACAGCGTTTTACCCAAACTGCTATGGTTTTTTACGCGCCTTCTGATGCTAGGCAAAGCGGCCTTGTACCCTTACCCTTGCAGTATCATGTAGAAATTCCGACAAGCTGCAGAGAAGACAGCTCTGCATATCAAGGCCGCCGGCCTTAGCCAAGAGACCTATAACAATGAGTGCATCGCACATGCGTAGTAAATACTTACGCTTCATCTGCCGGTTTGCCTCCGCCGGTCTTGTGTTTGCCGCCGGCGCTGCAGCCGCGGCCCCGGCTGTGACTGCGGACAATGGCAAAATCCCCGACACCATCGCGCAGCGCGTCGCCGCCTGTGTGGTATGCCACGGCAAGGAAGGCCGTGCCGGCAGCGATGGCTATTACCCGCGCATCGCCGGCAAACCAGCCGGCTATCTATATAACCAGTTAATCAATTTCCGCGACGGCAAGCGTACGTATCCGGTCATGACCGCGATGCTGGAAAACATGTCGGACGCCTACCTGCGCGAAATTGCCCAGTATTTCTCGGAACAGCACCCACCCTACCCGGAACCACAAGCCGCGCAATCCAATCCGGCCGAGCTGGAACGCGGTCGCCGCCTGGTGCATGACGGCGATAAAGCCAAGGGTATTCCGGCCTGCGTCGCCTGCCATAGCGCGAAGATGACCGGTACCGCACCGGCAATTCCAGGCCTGATCGGTTTGCCGCGCGACTACCTGCTGGGTCAGATCGGTGCCTGGAAAATCGGCACAAGGCACGCTGCCCAACCGGACTGCATGGCCGATATCGTCAAGAAAATGAGTGCGGAAGATATCAGTGCCGCCGCTGCCTGGTTATCCGAACAGCGCGTACCGGCCGATGCTTCACCGGCACCTGCCATTACCGCCAAACTCCCGCTTGAGTGCGGCAAACTCGCACCGTAGAAAAGCAAACCATGAAACGACAATATCTATTGCGCTTTTCCGCACTTTTACTGGGCATCATCACCGTCTTCGTCGGCTGGCTGTATTGGGCCAACCGCAATCCTGACCTCGGCCAGGCTT of Janthinobacterium sp. Marseille contains these proteins:
- a CDS encoding PLP-dependent aminotransferase family protein; its protein translation is MKLYETLAAELAQSIQDGVLRIGDRLPSVRQASTSRAVSPSTVFQAYYLLEARGLIRARERSGYYVAGAAQKLPPEPEQASQPNEASSPVDISERVFEVLESAKMRELVPFGSAFPSPLLFPMARLARAMASSVQQLDPWSAVDDLTPGNPQLRRQIALRYLADGLHIHTDEIVITNGALDALNLCLAAVTRPGDAVLVESPTFYAALQALERNGLHAIEVPTHPREGIDLAALARAIERHQPKACWLMTTFQNPLGSLMPDEKKRDLVTLLAQHEIPLIEDDVYGELYFGDKRPMPAKAFDSKGLVMHCSSFSKCLAPGYRVGWAAPGRFTRAVARRKLTTTLAASAPAQAALATYLEKGGYDKHLRQLRHTLSVQQTQFMEAIARSFPAGTQATRPKGGYFLWLELPAKVNALELHRQALAQGISLAPGPIFSAHHGFTNCIRLNYGHVWDARSEAALASLGQLVQKMAGT
- a CDS encoding c-type cytochrome, which produces MRSKYLRFICRFASAGLVFAAGAAAAAPAVTADNGKIPDTIAQRVAACVVCHGKEGRAGSDGYYPRIAGKPAGYLYNQLINFRDGKRTYPVMTAMLENMSDAYLREIAQYFSEQHPPYPEPQAAQSNPAELERGRRLVHDGDKAKGIPACVACHSAKMTGTAPAIPGLIGLPRDYLLGQIGAWKIGTRHAAQPDCMADIVKKMSAEDISAAAAWLSEQRVPADASPAPAITAKLPLECGKLAP